AAGGGTTAAACCCGGATCTATTAAAGATATAGACTTAATCTCCGGATGAAAGATGCAACCCATAGATGGATCTTCTCCCAGGTATTCAAATGGGCCGTAAGCATGAGCTCATATTCGCGTGGCCACATATGAAACTAATAATTTCACACTAGAAGAAAGTTGATCCCTAGTCTAAACCAACGAGGCAACTGCTCCTCCGGTGGAAACTCATATATCTGCTTGATCATAAAATGAAGAACTATAAGATAAAATGATAAAATAAAAAATGGAAGTAGAGCAGCTTCTTCAAGGAGGGTTTAACCTAACCGAGCTCTCAAGCCAAGGAGATGACCAAATAAATATATGCTAAAAGTAGGAGACACGGAAACAGCTCCCACGTTCCCCTCTCTCTCTCTCTCTCCTTTTTTTCTCTCATCTCACCAACACTAATAAACAACAAACCAAATTTAAATAAAAAGAGTTATATTTTCGAGGAATAATTTAATATGATATTTCTCTCTCTCTCTTGTGATCCTCCATAAATCCTACCATCTCAAACCCCACTGACCTGTCTGTCTCTCTTCCTATTATTACTCTTTGTGGTGAGTAGTGGCCAAAATTCCATCTTCCAAAGCTTAGTTACTTTGAGTTGTGTCCTCATGGTAGGTTAACTTTTTCTACTCTTTTTTGTTCAATTTGGTACCAGCTGAAGTGTTAAATCTCTCACTTTCATCTCCGTTACTTAACTATACTATTCTAAGTAATCATACCATATTCCTTATAATTGTGGCTTAATGTTCATCTTGACACCTTGTAAATGTATAGAATCATTGGTACGTTCTATAGATACGAATATGGATATAAGAAGCTACCGAATTGTGGTATGAAAATGTATTTTTGTTTACTTAAATAATTATAAGTTGTGTAAATGGTGTGTGTTAGGGAATTCAGAAACCCGCATGGTTGGATGCGCTTTACGCAGAGAAATTCTTCGCAGGATGTCCATACCATGAGACGGCAAAGAAGAATGAGAAGAACGTGTGTTGTCTCGATTGTTGCATCAGTCTATGCCCTCACTGTGTACCCTCGCATAGATATCACAGACTCCTTCAGGTTCGCCGCTATGTGTATCACGATGTTGTTCGGCTTGAAGATCTTCAGAGACTCATCGACTGCTCTAACGTTCAAGTAAGTAACGTATTCTTAGTCTCAATACAGTTATACATATATATATATATATATATATATATATATATATATATATATTTATATAGAAATTCGTTTGCGGGTAAACTGTGGACAGGCTTATACAATAAATAGCGCAAAAGTAGTGTTCATCAAGAAGAGACCACAAAATAGACAATTCAAAGGAGCTGGCAACTATTGCACTTCATGTGACCGAAGTCTTCAAGAACCTTTTATCCATTGCTCCTTGGGTTGTAAGGTTATTTCATTACCTTTAGTCCTACATAATATAATATTAGACTCGGTTCTGCTTATTATCCGATTCTCACATTACGAAACTGTATAGTTTTGATACATGTATACACATATACTTATTTAACACATTAAGTATGTCAGTCTGCCTTCAGAGTTTATTCGTTTTCTGAAAAATGAGTTTATTCGTTTTCTGAAACATGAGTTTGTTCGTTTTCTATGCATGAGTGGAAAAGCTGATCTTTCCTGAACTGATTTACTTATTTGATTATCTACCACTTTTCTTTTGAAATTATCTATATGTTGTGACTAAACTAAAGTACATGGGCCATCCCCTGGAATGTTTTAAATCCGAAGTTGTACAAATATGAGAATTTCAATTTTTTTTAACAAAATTTTTGTCAAAGGATTTCGAAAAATTATTGGACAACTAATATAACCCAATTATGCACAATATTAAATTATTTATTTATGTATCTTTGGATTTTTAAATCTTGTCTTTGAACTATGTATTTATAATTAAGACATGAATAAAATCCGTAATTGTATGGCTATTTATTTATAATATTCTTAAACCCATTTTTATATATCTGCAGGTGGAGTTCGTGATGAAAAGTTACGGGGACATTACTCCATTCCTGAAGCCATGTCACTCTCTTACCCTAGGTCCAGACTACATCATCCCACAAGATTTACTAGCAGATGATGATATGGCTGCCTACGAGACTCCACGATCAACGGTCGTGGATGGTGATGAGTCCATGAGCTGGTCGTCGACTTCATCCGAACTAAGAGACGCTGCAACTACCACCCACGTCGTTAGAAAAAAGCGAACCGGTTTCTGCTTCTGTGCCAAATCGGCTAATAGTTATAAAGCAGTTTCGGAGGATCCTGACGATATCTCAGCCTGCATCAATCGGCGCAAAGGCATTCCTCAACGATCTCCTCTCTGTTAACGTTTCTCCTTTATTTTTTATTTTATTTTAATCTTCTTCTTTTTTGACTAAAATATTTTTATTTTCACATAATAGTCTTATATGTTACATGCATGGATTATTGTGTCTCTATCTAATAAAGCTTATAATCAATCATTTTGTTTTCCCTAATTACGTATATATAGGTTACTTTAGCTTTAGCATATAAAATATGTGAGACATAAATTAATCAACTTGCAGTGGTTAGTGAATGAAGGACTTATTTTGTCAATGGAGGGATTATAGTTAAAATTCTCCTCCTACGATTACAATAATAGTTGCCTAAATGCTTTATGGAGGAGAAACCCCCAGTTCTTTTTCATTTAACTTTCAATATTGTTTGTAATTCTTACAATGGTTTTTTGGTTTTGGTTTTAGATAATATATTTTGGTTTATTTGAGTTTCTGTGTTTTGTAAATTTCATGATTTTAGTAATATTATTAAAAGAAAATAAAATAGTTGAAAACGAGAGTGTTGTGTGATGCAATTCCAAATTAGTGAAAATTTAAAGCAGCTAGTTTTCCTGACTTAAAAACTATATTTATGTTAATTTTGATTGGGTGAATGAATGATTTTTCAAAAAAAAAAAAACTAAATCTAAAACAACACCTTAGTTTTGGCCAAATAGTATCTTAAT
The DNA window shown above is from Brassica oleracea var. oleracea cultivar TO1000 chromosome C3, BOL, whole genome shotgun sequence and carries:
- the LOC106334042 gene encoding uncharacterized protein LOC106334042, with the translated sequence MGIQKPAWLDALYAEKFFAGCPYHETAKKNEKNVCCLDCCISLCPHCVPSHRYHRLLQVRRYVYHDVVRLEDLQRLIDCSNVQAYTINSAKVVFIKKRPQNRQFKGAGNYCTSCDRSLQEPFIHCSLGCKVEFVMKSYGDITPFLKPCHSLTLGPDYIIPQDLLADDDMAAYETPRSTVVDGDESMSWSSTSSELRDAATTTHVVRKKRTGFCFCAKSANSYKAVSEDPDDISACINRRKGIPQRSPLC